A genomic stretch from Shewanella sediminis HAW-EB3 includes:
- the fdx gene encoding ISC system 2Fe-2S type ferredoxin gives MPQIVFLPHEELCPDGAVIEANVGETVLDVALKNGIHIEHACEKVCACTTCHVVVREGFDELEESDELEDDMLDKAWGLEPESRLSCQTKVPDCDLVVDIPKYTINMVSEGN, from the coding sequence ATGCCGCAAATTGTATTTTTACCCCATGAAGAACTATGTCCCGATGGGGCCGTTATTGAAGCCAATGTAGGTGAAACGGTTTTAGATGTTGCTCTGAAAAATGGCATTCATATTGAGCATGCTTGTGAGAAAGTTTGTGCATGTACTACCTGTCATGTTGTGGTTCGTGAAGGGTTTGATGAGCTTGAAGAGAGCGATGAGCTCGAAGATGACATGCTGGATAAGGCATGGGGCTTGGAACCTGAAAGTCGTCTTTCGTGCCAGACCAAAGTACCTGACTGTGACTTGGTCGTGGATATTCCCAAGTACACCATCAATATGGTGAGTGAAGGCAACTAG
- a CDS encoding transporter substrate-binding domain-containing protein: MNFITRFFSFLLLLCITSAFCNAETIKVGFGYGKPPFVFASTPEGQSEPRGIEVDIMREALALRGHDLEVHYFSNNNLVEQLRQGNIDAATTIPSEQNSSVYYSNQVIYFWNYAVTQPEDRTTLSSIDELKSRKVLSWQGASKDLGKSFEQAIPQMNFYREVEDQSEQVLLFLQKKADTLVIDWSIFSYWARYFGYEPERYNQYNIFGGKTWFSVGFSDKSLRDDFSQGLSQLKSNGQYQKIYDRLWSASNLEDNSNKSVLHLTADEQTWLDNHPNIRLGIDQNYPPFDFIGDRGNYSGISADYLALINERLGTDMRVISGLNWTDVIAGAQSGDIDVISTIVETKERSAYLNFTRPYISFPTIFLTRKDQEPVNAFHDLNRGKLAMVKDFFYEEMILKNYPEIEPYFVNSPLEAIRALDNGKVDAAIVNYAVANHLILKYDLTSIRVDAETQLERTFFSFGVRKDWPELLSVLNKVLASIDEEKHKQITERWIARPSTVSQVTDEIDLTAKEKAWVASNPVVRVSGDISWPPFNFKRNGVTQGFSIDYMNLIAKKAGLSIEYVEGPTWGEFLLMMRDGSLDVMLDIVKTPEREKYLLYTKPYADNPNAILSKKSMPYRSLEALFGKTVAVTKGFFYEEILSREYPQIKILPLENTYQTMIAVSVGEADAALGEMAVLNHFISESLMTDVSVSSEIKIGDHELSLLNIATRKDLPLLISILRKGVESISQKELSLIKNKWLASASVEQSVDAPVSKLFKQYFSVYPLIIIAVFTFIVLTVTAFLLPKLLSNEVIAKFVASRAFTYSMMLLTSIIVLIVLLLVWYTLEQNRQSTLSDTKEDLTFILERTSENLDTWINDRKRYLSRLGEHPELVELTQHLLSLPAEKRVLKDDNIQGDIRSFFERHVEDFGHVGFFLINKDRISIASRRNINLGSKNLIAIHAPELLDRAFSGETVFVPPIPSDVKVGEYSSGFSNLNALSMFFITPVKDHTGKVFAVLTQRLLPSGRLSQILQQGSIGRSGESYLINRDGGMVTESRFKDSLVEIGLQSIDSEGESFLMLKDPGGNMTEGYLPERSFTELPFTFMTQAIINQAQQATGRANIQSNIEGYRDYRGVAVLGVWRWDSRLGLGVTTEIDLQEALDAFYQMRIHLITTAIVALLLAIASSMLTVTIGQRATTFMRRSNEELEERVKERTMRLRSIIENAADGIIVMNSRGIVQNFSPAAETIFGFCASEVVGNNIKMLMPEPTRKEHDGYLKHYIDDVKTKVVGKTREVVGLRKNGETFDMDLAVGEFFIDGEHLFTGMVRDITERKRMDKELRLSKEDLEKTLYEKTSLEEKLKQNVAYMTTLLENLPIAVFAKDVKNDYRFTLWNHVAVEIFGFKSGQIIGRNDYDLFSTEEANHFRRTDEEIVKHLGIKDIQEETITTSHGERILHTVKVAVPNESGESNILLGITQDITDRKQAEEELMRAKRVAENATRAKSDFLANMSHEIRTPMNAIIGMSHLALQTGLDRKQRDYINKIQSASESLLALINDILDFSKVEAGKMEIERKPFNLNDTLDKLAQLITVKTREKKLELLIDTHKDVPCGLIGDSLRLGQILINLTNNAVKFTEKGEVVVSIEKVCVDDEQVTLKFTVKDTGIGMTKEQMGKLFQSFSQADASTTRKYGGTGLGLTISKKLTELMGGAISVESTFGKGSSFVFTANFGLSQAAEVVSQLPKPDLRHLPILIVDDSPVARQILRQNGEALTFVVDEASSGEEAIEKLHDYDQLGTPFKVVFIDWKMPGMDGVETCHRIKSEENIESPPNIVMVTAYDRHELIHEMEGMEVSGVLTKPVTQSSMLDATMVAMGYEEAKRDEQAYDLGLDAAKAIRGTHVLLVEDNDINQQVATELLEMAGLVVTTASDGQEACERVKTELFDVILMDIQMPVMDGYTATRHIRKFSGYEELPVIAMTANAMDGDREKCLDAGMNDHIAKPIDPASMFAALVKWVTPQEGADEVFVPDASVSDAEVKLPELPGVNLELGLMRVAGKHKLYLDLMKRFVAEQSNVPMRIEQALATGDIMLAERLSHTIKGISGTLGAIELQELAAKLETAIQAEDENQIATVMPAFTGELERLVEAIRVKTVEKQEQVTHIPLTAEERKKTLDVLINIRDLLSNDDGDALDIFSENHEQLSILVEPEELSRLESTIESFDFQGAITVVDDLLKNAEE; encoded by the coding sequence ATGAATTTCATTACCCGGTTTTTTTCTTTTCTGCTTCTTCTATGTATCACAAGCGCATTTTGTAATGCAGAAACTATAAAGGTTGGGTTTGGTTATGGAAAGCCTCCCTTTGTATTTGCATCAACCCCAGAGGGACAATCAGAACCGAGAGGAATAGAGGTTGATATTATGCGTGAAGCACTCGCTTTGCGCGGACATGATTTGGAAGTTCACTACTTCTCTAATAACAATCTTGTTGAACAGTTGCGGCAGGGAAATATTGATGCGGCTACAACTATTCCTTCTGAACAAAATTCATCTGTTTACTATTCTAATCAAGTTATCTACTTCTGGAATTATGCGGTAACGCAACCCGAAGACAGAACCACATTATCTTCTATCGATGAGCTGAAGAGCAGGAAAGTGCTTTCATGGCAAGGTGCCAGTAAAGACCTGGGTAAAAGCTTTGAACAAGCCATTCCACAAATGAACTTTTATCGCGAGGTCGAGGATCAATCAGAGCAAGTATTACTGTTCTTACAAAAAAAGGCTGATACGCTCGTTATTGACTGGAGTATTTTTTCGTATTGGGCGCGGTATTTTGGTTATGAGCCGGAACGCTATAATCAATACAATATTTTTGGCGGTAAGACTTGGTTTTCAGTTGGATTTTCAGATAAATCATTGAGAGATGACTTCAGTCAGGGGCTATCACAATTAAAATCAAATGGGCAATACCAGAAAATTTATGACCGATTATGGTCAGCCAGTAATCTGGAAGATAACAGTAATAAGTCAGTGCTTCATTTGACAGCAGATGAACAAACTTGGTTGGATAACCATCCTAACATCCGTTTGGGTATTGACCAGAACTATCCGCCTTTTGACTTCATTGGAGATAGAGGCAACTATTCCGGGATCTCTGCGGACTACCTTGCGCTGATTAATGAGCGCCTTGGGACTGATATGCGTGTCATTTCTGGCTTGAATTGGACTGATGTCATTGCGGGGGCTCAGAGCGGCGATATTGATGTCATCTCCACAATTGTGGAAACGAAAGAACGAAGTGCTTATCTTAACTTTACTCGCCCCTACATTAGCTTTCCGACTATTTTTTTGACCAGGAAAGATCAAGAGCCAGTGAATGCTTTTCATGATTTGAACCGTGGAAAGCTGGCAATGGTGAAAGATTTTTTTTATGAGGAGATGATCCTTAAAAACTATCCGGAAATAGAGCCATATTTTGTCAACTCTCCTTTAGAAGCAATACGAGCTCTAGATAACGGTAAAGTGGATGCTGCAATTGTTAATTATGCCGTGGCTAACCACCTTATTCTGAAATATGACTTAACCTCGATTAGAGTTGATGCTGAAACGCAACTTGAAAGAACATTTTTTAGTTTCGGTGTTCGTAAAGATTGGCCTGAACTTCTCTCTGTCCTTAATAAGGTGCTCGCTTCTATCGATGAGGAAAAACATAAGCAGATAACAGAACGATGGATCGCTAGACCTTCAACTGTAAGCCAAGTTACTGATGAAATTGACTTAACTGCTAAAGAAAAAGCATGGGTTGCAAGCAATCCTGTTGTACGAGTCTCAGGAGATATTAGTTGGCCACCATTTAATTTTAAAAGGAATGGTGTGACACAAGGGTTCTCTATCGACTATATGAACCTGATAGCGAAAAAGGCAGGGCTATCTATTGAATATGTTGAAGGGCCTACATGGGGGGAATTTCTGCTGATGATGAGAGATGGCTCTCTCGATGTTATGTTAGATATTGTTAAAACCCCTGAGCGTGAAAAATACTTACTTTACACTAAACCCTATGCTGATAACCCCAATGCGATCCTGAGCAAGAAGAGTATGCCTTATCGCTCTTTAGAAGCCTTGTTTGGCAAAACGGTTGCGGTTACTAAGGGATTTTTTTATGAAGAGATTTTGAGTAGAGAATATCCACAAATTAAAATACTTCCTCTTGAGAATACATATCAAACCATGATTGCTGTCAGTGTTGGGGAAGCTGATGCAGCCTTGGGGGAGATGGCAGTACTGAATCACTTTATCTCTGAAAGCCTGATGACCGATGTTTCTGTTTCAAGTGAAATTAAGATTGGCGATCACGAATTGAGCCTGCTCAATATCGCCACGCGCAAGGATCTTCCATTATTGATTTCTATCTTGAGAAAAGGTGTGGAATCTATAAGCCAGAAAGAGCTAAGTTTAATTAAAAATAAGTGGCTTGCTAGTGCTTCAGTTGAACAGAGTGTAGATGCTCCTGTATCGAAACTGTTTAAACAGTATTTTTCGGTATATCCATTGATAATCATTGCAGTATTCACCTTTATAGTTTTGACAGTTACGGCATTCCTGCTTCCGAAACTATTATCTAATGAAGTTATTGCTAAATTTGTGGCTTCTCGGGCTTTTACTTATTCAATGATGCTGCTCACCAGCATCATTGTATTAATCGTCTTACTATTGGTTTGGTATACCCTTGAACAAAACAGGCAATCAACATTAAGCGATACAAAGGAAGATTTGACGTTTATTCTTGAAAGAACTTCAGAAAACCTAGACACCTGGATTAATGATCGAAAGCGATATCTGTCTAGATTAGGAGAGCACCCTGAGTTAGTTGAGCTTACGCAACACTTATTGTCTCTGCCTGCAGAAAAGCGTGTATTGAAAGATGACAATATACAGGGGGATATCCGTTCGTTTTTCGAACGTCATGTAGAGGATTTTGGTCATGTTGGTTTTTTCCTTATTAATAAGGATAGGATTAGCATCGCTTCACGTAGAAACATTAACTTAGGCTCGAAAAACCTGATTGCAATCCATGCGCCGGAGTTGCTCGATCGAGCCTTTAGTGGTGAAACGGTATTTGTGCCACCTATTCCATCCGATGTTAAAGTCGGTGAGTACAGCTCAGGTTTCTCGAACCTGAATGCCTTAAGCATGTTTTTTATCACGCCGGTAAAAGATCATACAGGAAAGGTTTTTGCGGTTCTTACCCAGCGCTTATTACCTAGTGGCCGCTTATCCCAAATCTTGCAACAAGGAAGTATTGGCCGTTCCGGAGAGAGCTATCTAATCAATCGAGACGGTGGAATGGTCACCGAAAGCCGCTTCAAAGACTCACTGGTAGAAATTGGGCTGCAAAGCATAGATTCAGAAGGTGAATCATTTTTAATGCTGAAGGATCCAGGTGGCAACATGACAGAGGGCTACTTGCCAGAACGTTCTTTTACTGAGTTACCTTTCACATTTATGACGCAAGCGATTATCAATCAGGCACAGCAAGCAACCGGAAGGGCAAATATTCAGTCTAATATCGAGGGGTATCGCGACTACCGAGGAGTTGCTGTATTGGGAGTTTGGCGCTGGGATAGCAGACTTGGTTTAGGGGTAACAACTGAGATTGATCTCCAAGAGGCACTTGACGCATTTTATCAAATGCGTATTCACCTGATCACAACGGCAATAGTTGCGCTATTGCTGGCGATTGCCTCTAGTATGCTCACTGTAACTATCGGGCAACGAGCCACTACTTTTATGCGAAGGTCCAATGAGGAGCTTGAAGAGCGGGTTAAAGAGCGGACGATGAGACTACGCAGTATTATCGAGAATGCTGCGGACGGTATAATCGTGATGAATAGTAGAGGAATTGTTCAAAATTTCAGTCCTGCAGCTGAAACAATATTTGGTTTTTGTGCTTCAGAGGTTGTCGGCAACAATATAAAAATGCTTATGCCTGAACCAACACGAAAAGAACATGACGGTTATTTAAAGCACTATATTGATGATGTCAAAACCAAAGTTGTAGGTAAAACAAGAGAAGTTGTCGGCCTGCGTAAAAATGGCGAAACCTTCGACATGGATCTTGCGGTAGGTGAGTTCTTCATAGACGGTGAACACCTATTCACAGGAATGGTTCGTGATATTACCGAACGAAAGCGCATGGATAAGGAGCTACGTTTATCTAAAGAAGATCTTGAAAAAACGCTGTATGAAAAAACGAGCTTGGAGGAGAAACTTAAGCAAAATGTGGCCTATATGACTACTTTGCTTGAGAATTTACCGATAGCCGTTTTTGCCAAGGATGTTAAAAATGACTATCGTTTTACTCTGTGGAATCACGTCGCTGTAGAAATTTTTGGATTTAAATCTGGGCAAATAATTGGCCGCAATGATTATGATCTATTTTCAACTGAAGAAGCTAATCATTTTCGTCGTACAGATGAAGAGATCGTTAAACATCTAGGCATCAAGGATATACAAGAAGAGACAATAACTACTTCTCATGGAGAACGCATTCTTCATACGGTAAAAGTGGCGGTTCCTAACGAAAGCGGTGAATCGAATATCTTATTAGGCATAACCCAAGATATTACTGATCGTAAGCAGGCTGAAGAAGAGCTAATGAGAGCGAAGCGGGTCGCCGAAAATGCAACAAGAGCAAAATCCGACTTCCTGGCTAATATGTCTCATGAGATCCGAACTCCAATGAATGCCATTATTGGTATGAGTCATTTAGCTCTTCAAACCGGGCTAGACCGTAAACAGCGTGACTATATCAATAAAATTCAAAGTGCTTCTGAATCCTTACTTGCTCTTATCAATGACATCCTCGATTTCTCGAAGGTCGAGGCGGGAAAAATGGAAATTGAGAGAAAGCCGTTTAACTTGAATGATACCTTGGATAAGTTGGCTCAACTCATAACGGTTAAGACTCGTGAAAAGAAATTGGAACTGCTGATAGATACTCATAAAGACGTTCCTTGTGGGCTGATAGGTGATTCGTTACGACTCGGACAAATTCTTATTAATCTGACTAACAATGCCGTTAAATTCACCGAGAAGGGGGAGGTTGTTGTCAGCATTGAGAAGGTATGTGTTGATGATGAACAAGTGACCTTAAAGTTCACTGTTAAGGATACCGGCATTGGTATGACAAAGGAGCAAATGGGTAAATTGTTCCAGTCCTTTAGTCAGGCGGATGCTTCCACGACCCGAAAATATGGTGGTACCGGTTTGGGTCTGACCATCAGCAAAAAACTGACGGAGTTGATGGGAGGGGCAATAAGTGTTGAGAGTACTTTTGGAAAGGGGAGTAGCTTTGTATTTACTGCTAACTTCGGCCTTTCACAAGCAGCAGAAGTCGTCAGCCAGTTACCTAAGCCTGATTTACGGCATCTGCCCATACTTATTGTTGATGACAGCCCTGTTGCTCGGCAGATATTACGTCAAAATGGCGAGGCACTCACGTTTGTTGTTGATGAGGCAAGTAGTGGTGAAGAAGCTATTGAAAAATTACATGACTACGACCAGTTGGGGACTCCTTTTAAAGTCGTCTTCATAGATTGGAAAATGCCGGGCATGGATGGAGTAGAAACTTGCCATCGAATCAAATCTGAAGAAAATATCGAGAGTCCTCCAAATATCGTTATGGTTACAGCCTATGATCGGCATGAGTTGATACATGAAATGGAAGGTATGGAGGTCAGTGGAGTTTTAACTAAGCCAGTAACTCAGTCCAGCATGTTGGATGCCACTATGGTTGCTATGGGATATGAAGAGGCTAAACGAGATGAACAAGCATATGATCTAGGCTTGGATGCGGCGAAGGCAATAAGGGGAACACATGTATTACTTGTTGAAGATAATGACATAAATCAACAGGTTGCTACTGAGTTGCTCGAAATGGCGGGCTTAGTAGTGACAACAGCCTCTGATGGACAAGAAGCATGTGAAAGAGTGAAAACCGAGTTATTCGACGTGATACTCATGGATATTCAAATGCCTGTAATGGATGGTTATACCGCGACACGACATATCCGTAAATTTTCAGGTTATGAAGAACTCCCTGTAATAGCTATGACTGCAAATGCTATGGATGGAGATCGTGAAAAATGCCTGGATGCCGGTATGAATGATCATATAGCTAAGCCAATAGACCCTGCTTCGATGTTTGCCGCGCTGGTTAAGTGGGTAACTCCTCAAGAGGGGGCTGATGAGGTATTTGTTCCGGATGCGAGTGTTAGTGATGCTGAAGTGAAATTGCCAGAGCTGCCCGGTGTGAACCTGGAGTTGGGATTGATGCGAGTAGCCGGAAAACATAAACTTTATCTCGATCTGATGAAGCGGTTTGTGGCCGAACAATCGAATGTCCCTATGCGTATAGAGCAGGCTCTGGCCACTGGTGACATCATGCTTGCTGAGCGCCTTTCCCATACTATCAAAGGTATTTCAGGTACTCTTGGCGCAATAGAGCTGCAGGAGTTGGCTGCGAAATTGGAAACAGCAATTCAGGCAGAAGACGAGAATCAAATCGCAACGGTTATGCCTGCATTCACAGGTGAGTTGGAACGTTTGGTGGAAGCTATAAGAGTCAAGACTGTCGAAAAACAGGAACAGGTAACTCATATTCCACTCACCGCTGAGGAACGTAAGAAGACTCTTGATGTTCTTATTAATATTAGAGATTTACTGTCTAATGATGATGGCGATGCGTTAGATATCTTTTCTGAAAATCACGAACAGTTGTCTATACTGGTAGAGCCAGAGGAGTTGTCTCGATTGGAAAGTACCATTGAAAGTTTTGATTTCCAGGGAGCGATAACTGTTGTAGATGATTTACTCAAAAATGCCGAGGAATAA
- the iscA gene encoding iron-sulfur cluster assembly protein IscA, which translates to MAITMTPAAAERVKSFLVSRGKGIGLRLGLKTSGCSGMAYILEFVDDLNDDDEVYEIGDVKIIIDAKSFIYLQGIELDFVKEGLNEGFQFNNPNAKGECGCGESFTV; encoded by the coding sequence ATGGCTATAACAATGACTCCCGCGGCAGCAGAACGTGTAAAAAGCTTTCTTGTGAGTCGCGGCAAGGGGATAGGCTTACGCTTAGGACTCAAAACATCGGGTTGCTCTGGTATGGCATACATCCTCGAGTTTGTTGATGATTTGAATGATGATGATGAAGTTTATGAAATCGGTGATGTAAAAATTATTATCGATGCCAAAAGCTTCATCTATCTTCAAGGTATAGAGCTCGACTTCGTAAAAGAGGGGCTCAATGAAGGATTTCAGTTTAACAACCCTAATGCTAAAGGGGAGTGTGGCTGTGGTGAGAGTTTCACAGTCTAA
- the hscA gene encoding Fe-S protein assembly chaperone HscA, protein MALLQIAEPGQTAAPHQHRLAVGIDLGTTNSLVAAVRSGVADTLPDENARHSLPSIVRYTDTGIEAGFEAEAHSAKDPQNTIVSVKRFMGRSLADIQSGIQDLPYRFQASENGLPLFATEQGTVNPVQISSEILKPLISRAESTLGGDLEGIVITVPAYFDDAQRQGTKDAAALLGVKVLRLLNEPTAAAIAYGLDSGQEGVIAIYDLGGGTFDISILRLNKGVFEVLATGGDSALGGDDFDHLLHHHLLQEWQIDAPSASVSRQLLIESRRVKEVLTDESEVTATLLLDDGTTLTHVVTKSLFDSLITSLVKKTVASCRRALRDAGIKADEVLETVLVGGSTRVPLVRELVEGFFGKAPLTSIDPDRVVAIGAAIQADILVGNKPESDLLLLDVLPLSLGIETMGGLVEKVVSRNTTIPVAKAQEFTTFKDGQTAMAFHVVQGERELVDDCRSLARFTLKGIPPLAAGAAHIRVTFQVDADGLLSVTAMEKSTGVQSSIQVKPSFGLTDEEIGSMLKDSMANAKDDIARRMLAEQQVEAARVLETLSAALAKDGELLTADERNAIEQSMAVLVEVGGQDDADAIEKAIEALDASTQDFAAKRMDNSIKLALKGQSVDSI, encoded by the coding sequence ATGGCTCTTTTGCAAATTGCTGAACCTGGACAGACTGCAGCGCCTCATCAACATAGATTGGCTGTAGGTATTGATTTAGGTACCACAAACTCACTGGTTGCTGCCGTTCGCAGCGGTGTCGCTGATACCCTGCCAGATGAGAATGCTCGACATTCACTGCCATCGATAGTTCGTTATACCGATACTGGCATCGAAGCCGGTTTTGAGGCCGAGGCGCATTCTGCTAAAGACCCACAAAATACTATTGTATCAGTGAAGCGTTTTATGGGCCGAAGTCTTGCTGATATTCAATCGGGTATACAAGATCTGCCTTATCGTTTCCAAGCCAGTGAAAATGGTCTACCTTTGTTCGCTACCGAGCAGGGCACAGTTAATCCCGTTCAAATCTCTTCAGAAATTCTAAAGCCGTTGATTTCCAGAGCCGAAAGCACACTAGGTGGCGATCTTGAAGGTATTGTCATCACGGTTCCCGCTTATTTCGATGATGCTCAACGTCAAGGAACTAAAGATGCTGCAGCCCTGCTAGGGGTGAAAGTATTACGTTTATTAAATGAACCTACTGCAGCCGCAATCGCATATGGATTAGATTCAGGGCAAGAGGGCGTCATTGCTATCTATGATCTTGGTGGCGGTACCTTCGATATTTCAATATTGAGGCTCAATAAAGGGGTGTTTGAAGTGTTAGCTACCGGTGGTGATTCTGCACTGGGTGGTGATGACTTTGATCATCTTCTTCATCATCATCTTCTCCAGGAATGGCAGATAGATGCGCCTTCAGCATCGGTGAGTCGTCAGTTACTGATTGAATCCAGACGGGTGAAAGAAGTGTTGACCGATGAGAGTGAAGTGACTGCGACGCTGTTATTGGACGATGGAACGACACTTACTCATGTCGTAACAAAGTCACTGTTTGACTCTCTTATAACAAGCCTGGTTAAGAAGACTGTCGCAAGTTGTCGTCGTGCCTTACGTGATGCAGGTATCAAAGCGGATGAGGTACTCGAAACTGTCTTGGTTGGTGGCTCGACAAGAGTGCCATTGGTCAGAGAACTGGTTGAAGGCTTCTTTGGCAAAGCGCCATTAACGTCTATTGACCCGGATAGGGTGGTGGCTATCGGTGCCGCAATTCAGGCTGATATTTTAGTGGGTAACAAGCCTGAATCAGATCTCTTATTACTCGATGTTCTCCCTCTGTCACTGGGTATCGAAACCATGGGAGGCTTAGTAGAAAAGGTCGTTTCACGTAACACGACAATTCCCGTGGCTAAAGCGCAAGAATTTACTACCTTTAAAGATGGTCAAACCGCTATGGCATTTCATGTCGTACAGGGAGAGCGGGAATTGGTCGATGACTGCCGCTCGCTGGCGCGTTTTACTTTGAAGGGGATCCCGCCATTGGCAGCGGGCGCTGCACATATTAGAGTCACCTTCCAGGTTGATGCCGATGGTTTATTGAGTGTGACTGCAATGGAGAAGTCTACTGGCGTGCAGTCGAGCATACAGGTTAAGCCCTCTTTCGGCTTAACAGATGAAGAGATCGGGTCCATGTTGAAAGATTCGATGGCGAACGCAAAAGATGACATTGCTCGCCGTATGCTTGCAGAACAGCAAGTCGAAGCTGCAAGGGTACTCGAGACATTAAGTGCCGCATTGGCGAAGGATGGTGAGCTGTTAACGGCTGACGAACGTAATGCGATTGAGCAGAGCATGGCTGTATTGGTTGAAGTCGGTGGTCAGGATGATGCCGATGCGATTGAAAAAGCCATTGAAGCATTAGATGCTAGCACGCAGGATTTTGCGGCTAAGCGTATGGATAATTCAATTAAGCTGGCCCTTAAAGGCCAGTCAGTTGACAGTATTTAG
- the iscU gene encoding Fe-S cluster assembly scaffold IscU yields MAYSEKVLEHYENPRNVGSFDKNDPSVVTGMVGAPACGDVMKLQLKIDKDGMIEDAKFKTYGCGSAIASSSLVTEWVKGKTIEEAAAIKNTDIAEELALPPVKIHCSILAEDAIKAAIDDYKSKQTK; encoded by the coding sequence ATGGCTTATAGCGAAAAAGTACTAGAACATTATGAGAACCCAAGAAACGTAGGTTCTTTCGATAAAAATGATCCATCAGTAGTTACCGGTATGGTCGGCGCACCGGCTTGTGGCGACGTGATGAAGCTACAGCTGAAAATTGACAAAGATGGTATGATTGAAGATGCCAAGTTTAAGACTTATGGCTGTGGAAGTGCAATTGCATCGAGTTCTCTTGTTACCGAATGGGTTAAGGGAAAAACGATTGAAGAAGCAGCAGCAATTAAGAATACCGATATTGCTGAAGAGCTTGCACTGCCACCGGTAAAAATTCATTGCTCAATTTTGGCTGAAGATGCAATTAAAGCAGCCATCGATGATTATAAGTCAAAGCAAACTAAGTAA
- the hscB gene encoding co-chaperone HscB produces MNYFELFSFTPSYEIDTALLAERYRELQRAVHPDKFANSSEQDKRIAVQRTAQVNDGFSTLKNPITRAEHILALNGFDLLHESTTVKDTHFLMQQMEWRESLEDIAHSSDPDEMIADLHESFSVYAKEIEQDLAQLLLSNSEEELSKAADLIRKLKFMAKLQIELERAEDVLFDQA; encoded by the coding sequence ATGAACTATTTTGAGCTGTTTAGTTTTACACCTTCCTACGAAATAGACACCGCCTTACTTGCAGAACGCTATCGCGAACTGCAAAGGGCGGTTCACCCCGATAAGTTTGCTAACTCCAGTGAACAAGATAAACGTATTGCCGTTCAGCGTACCGCCCAGGTAAACGACGGCTTTTCGACGTTGAAAAATCCAATAACAAGAGCCGAACATATTCTTGCATTGAATGGATTTGATCTTCTACACGAGTCGACGACTGTCAAAGATACTCATTTTTTAATGCAGCAGATGGAGTGGCGTGAATCCCTCGAAGATATCGCTCACAGTAGTGATCCCGATGAGATGATTGCCGACTTACACGAGTCATTTTCGGTTTATGCTAAGGAGATTGAGCAAGATTTAGCTCAATTGCTTCTAAGTAACTCTGAGGAAGAGCTGTCAAAAGCTGCAGATCTTATTCGAAAATTGAAATTTATGGCTAAGTTACAGATTGAACTTGAGCGTGCGGAAGACGTTCTGTTTGATCAGGCTTAG